In Methanococcoides sp. LMO-2, the genomic stretch GCTGCAGCGATGACATCTTTGTTAGAAGCAAAATTAAAGAGTGAAGAAATGATAATGACGATCAGGCATATCAGCAAGATAAGGCGGTTGGTAGGATAGTCCGGGTCCAGTGAACGATTTATGGATGTTATCCGGTATCTGTCCATACATTAAATGTGTTGTTCTTAAACTTTAAAGTTTCTGATCCCGGATCTAAAAAATTCCATATCAGAATCGAATGCCATCATTTTATATAGTTTGGACTTCAAAATAAGCACCCTATGGCAATGTCTAAGAAGGATCTGGCAAGGAAAAGTGGAAAGAAGAAAGAGAAACTTGCTGAGCTTGAAGAAAAAGCAGCTGCCGGTGATGGAGCCGCTAAGAAGAAGCTCGCAAAACTGAAAAAGAAATAAGATCGATTATCTCTTTTTCATTTTTCATCTCTTTTTTACAAAAGTATTTCAACATTATTTGAAGCGTAGCTGTTAAATGCTCATATTGTCCATTCTTATTTTGACTATTGGTAGAATATTGGTACTCTATCATAACAGAAAAATAAGGATTGGATCAAAATGAGAATGCTAGAAGAATTCTTCCCGGAATTCACTGAAAAACTGGATGAGATCGACAAATTATATGCCGATACGAGGACGATCGATGAAAAGACCTATCAGTTCATCTGCTTTGCCCTTTCTATCAAAGCAAGGTCAAAGCCCTGTGTGCTCAAGCATTTCAAAGGTGCTCTTGAAGCAGGTGCCACTGTCAAGGAACTCTCGTATATCTTTGCCCTGACAATGAGAGAAGCTGCAGGTGCCGATGACTGCTGGACACATGATGTCGTCGGGGACTGGAAAGAAATACTCAAAGGTAATGTATCCTGCAGTTGCTGTGGCGACGAGGAATGACTTTCCCTCTCTTTCATCTTTAAATGACCAGACAACGGATCAATTTCTCAATTATCTCAACATTCCGGCTTTTTTAATTGGTCGATTGATCCGTTTTCCTTTTATTTTTTACATATTTCTCCAGTTCTATCAGGAAGAATACTGAGCTTGATGTAAGTGCTATTATCACCCAGTCCGTAGCTTCAAGGGGACTT encodes the following:
- a CDS encoding carboxymuconolactone decarboxylase family protein, which translates into the protein MRMLEEFFPEFTEKLDEIDKLYADTRTIDEKTYQFICFALSIKARSKPCVLKHFKGALEAGATVKELSYIFALTMREAAGADDCWTHDVVGDWKEILKGNVSCSCCGDEE